From Syngnathus typhle isolate RoL2023-S1 ecotype Sweden linkage group LG13, RoL_Styp_1.0, whole genome shotgun sequence, a single genomic window includes:
- the erich2 gene encoding glutamate-rich protein 2 translates to MQNVSFAHIPGSATEDESPPTEAPEEKYECGKNSEDDADDLRDVPVELLMEFLRALTDKDYQQAKRLCKIILIYDPLHPEASEFLPLIQAKLSEEEENEDSDDSDDSDSDDDDHEYDEELSSPSNEDSGSGEEKQTN, encoded by the exons ATGCAAAACGTCAGCTTTGCACACATCCCAGGCTCAGCAACAG AAGACGAGAGTCCACCAACAGAGGCCCCCGAGGAGAAATATGAATGTGGAAAAAACTCTGAGGACGATGCAGATGACCTCAGAGACGTTCCAGTGGAGCTGCTGATGGAG TTCCTCAGAGCTCTGACGGACAAAGACTACCAGCAGGCTAAAAGACTGTGCAAAATCA TTCTCATCTATGACCCACTGCATCCAGAAGCTTCGGAGTTCCTCCCTCTGATCCAGGCCAAGCTATCAGAAG aagaGGAAAACGAGGACAGTGACGACAGTGACGACAGTGATAGCGATGACGATGACCATGAATATGATGAAGAACTATCCTCACCGTCAAATGAAGACAGTGGGAGTGGGgaagaaaagcaaacaaattga